The bacterium genome has a segment encoding these proteins:
- the pyrF gene encoding orotidine-5'-phosphate decarboxylase has translation MSFRDRLQQAMQLSPVCVGLDTDMRLIPEFLHSAPNPILEFNCRIVDATIDLVGAYKPNFAFYEGHGVVGMEALRETVAYIRAKNPDIITVADAKRGDIGNTAAMYAQSIFEDLEFDCVTVNPYMGWDSVSPFVKDPEYGAFILCLTSNSGSHDFQYKMIDGKPLYRHVAEKSQLWNTSGNIGLVVGATHPDDMKSVREAAGDMPFLVPGIGAQGGDLASVVQSNASGETLRALINSSRNIIYASNGKDFEDAARKATEYLRDQIGKLLQSGV, from the coding sequence ATGAGCTTTCGCGATCGTTTGCAGCAGGCGATGCAGCTGAGCCCGGTGTGTGTCGGGCTTGATACGGACATGCGTTTGATACCGGAATTTCTGCATTCGGCTCCTAATCCGATTCTGGAATTTAACTGCCGCATCGTGGATGCGACGATAGATTTGGTAGGCGCATATAAGCCTAACTTTGCTTTTTATGAAGGGCATGGCGTGGTGGGCATGGAAGCGTTGCGTGAGACGGTAGCCTATATTCGTGCCAAAAATCCGGATATCATCACCGTGGCCGATGCCAAACGCGGTGACATTGGCAATACGGCGGCCATGTATGCGCAGTCTATTTTTGAAGACCTTGAGTTTGACTGTGTGACGGTCAATCCGTATATGGGATGGGATTCGGTGTCGCCTTTTGTCAAAGATCCCGAATACGGGGCGTTTATTTTATGCCTGACGTCCAATAGCGGTTCGCACGACTTTCAATACAAGATGATCGACGGAAAACCTTTGTATCGTCATGTTGCCGAAAAATCGCAATTATGGAATACATCCGGCAATATCGGATTGGTCGTCGGTGCGACGCATCCGGACGATATGAAGTCCGTTCGTGAAGCGGCGGGGGATATGCCTTTTTTGGTGCCGGGCATCGGAGCGCAGGGGGGCGACCTGGCTAGCGTCGTCCAATCCAACGCATCGGGGGAGACGCTGCGTGCATTGATCAATTCGTCCCGCAATATTATTTATGCTTCTAACGGAAAAGATTTTGAAGATGCGGCACGTAAGGCGACAGAATATTTACGCGATCAGATAGGAAAACTCTTGCAATCGGGGGTTTGA
- a CDS encoding RHS repeat-associated core domain-containing protein, whose translation MTSDKSKGITSIEYNYLNLPTKVEFGSSNNRIEWTYTVSGVKLEKRVYTSGNLTLTQNYVSRFVYKNGILDFFSTETGRIKRKSNGILRYEYTLADHLGNARVTFTDDDANGSAETLEYSAYYAFGMRIEGLSTSNPDNKFTYNGKELENDLGLGWYDYQARYYDPQLGRWHAIDPAGEFISPYAYVGNDPVNLVDPDGTESEGGNNGVALIIVGGDESGLKDKNGHEAWEGFQAYAEARARELEAAGYQKDNIKIVNVNKASEVSSIPKEIGNVQQVTKVILVSHAGEGILGDHFGFNATKNSSGTKDITEQMSGTEIFKTLSDGGVSFSKDVSVELVGCNSAGAVGLVFANLFQGSKNVSVTGYDDYIWVGDTKDGKPVLTPLNQKKTLEQITVKRGK comes from the coding sequence ATGACTTCCGATAAGAGCAAGGGAATCACGAGCATCGAATACAACTATCTCAATCTGCCGACGAAAGTCGAATTTGGAAGCAGCAATAACAGGATTGAATGGACGTACACGGTATCGGGCGTTAAACTTGAAAAACGTGTTTATACAAGCGGGAATCTCACACTGACTCAGAATTATGTAAGCCGGTTTGTGTACAAAAACGGAATTCTCGATTTCTTTTCTACAGAGACTGGTCGCATCAAACGCAAATCCAACGGTATTCTGAGGTACGAATACACACTAGCCGATCACTTGGGTAATGCACGTGTGACATTCACCGATGATGATGCCAACGGCTCGGCTGAGACACTCGAATACTCGGCGTACTATGCATTCGGTATGCGAATAGAAGGGCTTTCCACATCCAATCCGGATAATAAATTCACGTACAACGGAAAAGAACTTGAGAATGATCTTGGGCTTGGTTGGTACGATTATCAGGCTCGATATTATGATCCGCAACTCGGAAGATGGCACGCGATTGACCCAGCTGGTGAATTTATTTCACCTTATGCCTATGTCGGCAATGATCCGGTGAATTTGGTCGATCCCGACGGCACAGAAAGTGAAGGAGGAAACAATGGTGTAGCTCTGATCATAGTTGGTGGGGATGAGTCTGGTTTAAAAGACAAAAATGGGCACGAGGCTTGGGAAGGTTTTCAGGCTTATGCAGAAGCCAGAGCAAGGGAGCTGGAGGCTGCAGGATATCAAAAAGATAATATTAAAATAGTAAATGTTAATAAAGCATCAGAAGTTTCAAGTATCCCTAAAGAGATTGGCAATGTTCAACAAGTTACAAAAGTGATATTAGTGTCTCATGCAGGAGAGGGTATTCTTGGAGATCATTTTGGATTCAATGCCACAAAAAATAGTAGTGGTACGAAGGATATAACGGAACAAATGTCGGGGACCGAAATTTTTAAGACGCTTTCGGATGGAGGTGTATCTTTTAGCAAAGATGTTTCTGTGGAATTAGTAGGCTGTAATTCTGCTGGCGCAGTAGGTCTGGTATTTGCCAATCTTTTCCAAGGCAGTAAAAACGTATCTGTTACAGGATACGATGATTATATTTGGGTTGGAGACACAAAGGATGGAAAACCTGTTCTTACTCCTCTAAACCAGAAGAAAACATTAGAACAAATTACTGTTAAGAGAGGAAAGTGA
- a CDS encoding rhomboid family intramembrane serine protease, translating into MRYHSRFDSYNRWLGTDYPMVKLLISINVVVYFIQYILIFFGLGRWVSMHLALSPYIWDGEIWQLVTYMFLHSANDPFHILFNMLALWMFGKELEMVWGSREFVKYYFICGVGAGLTFLFFSNGIVVGASGAVFGILLAFGMTFPDQIIMMSFLFPIKAKYMVMIYGVITFMNIANPSGDNIAHLAHLGGMVFGFLYLKKEWFKRKMQETPKPRTAERPPVTPPVMTVQSRPKPPEPKQVIRDRVDEILDKINEVGYDKLTAEEKEILLRASQNYAEQKKP; encoded by the coding sequence ATGCGTTATCATTCCCGATTTGACAGTTATAACCGGTGGTTGGGAACCGACTATCCGATGGTCAAACTTCTTATTTCGATCAATGTCGTGGTATATTTTATCCAGTACATCCTGATATTTTTTGGATTGGGACGATGGGTATCCATGCATTTGGCCTTGTCACCCTACATCTGGGATGGCGAAATCTGGCAACTTGTGACCTATATGTTTTTGCATAGTGCCAATGATCCTTTTCACATTTTGTTTAATATGCTGGCTCTGTGGATGTTTGGCAAAGAACTGGAAATGGTGTGGGGCAGTCGTGAATTTGTGAAATATTATTTTATCTGCGGCGTGGGTGCGGGTCTGACATTTTTATTTTTTTCGAACGGCATTGTCGTTGGTGCGTCGGGTGCGGTGTTTGGCATATTGTTGGCTTTTGGCATGACCTTTCCCGATCAAATCATCATGATGAGTTTTTTATTTCCCATCAAAGCCAAATACATGGTGATGATCTACGGTGTGATTACGTTTATGAATATCGCCAATCCCAGCGGAGATAATATCGCCCACCTTGCGCATCTTGGTGGTATGGTCTTCGGATTTTTGTATTTGAAAAAAGAGTGGTTCAAGCGGAAAATGCAGGAAACTCCGAAACCGCGCACCGCAGAACGTCCTCCGGTTACACCGCCGGTAATGACCGTTCAGAGCCGACCCAAACCGCCTGAACCCAAGCAGGTTATTCGTGATCGGGTGGATGAGATATTGGATAAAATCAATGAAGTAGGTTACGATAAACTGACGGCGGAGGAAAAAGAAATATTACTCCGTGCGAGTCAAAACTATGCGGAGCAAAAAAAACCATGA
- a CDS encoding RHS repeat-associated core domain-containing protein, whose protein sequence is MELKYESTDAAIAGTAQYNGNISQQIWASSTTVRHAYGYTYDQINQLSIAEYEKYNGSWNQDAGRFNEQATYDLNGNIQSLIRGGATAWSSGQPSGYGTMDNLTYKYKGNQLMSVGDAIPVISGNNKYDMADNGSNLVYDVANPVATAEYSYDVNGNMTQDKNKGITSIEYNYLNLPTKVEFGADHQNRIEWIYTVSGAKLRKTVYKNGTIDLTQDYVSGFVYKNGTLDYSFTDVGRIKRKSNGSVRYEYTLSDHLGNARVMFIDDDNNGVAEVEDESHFYAFGLRIEGLGTPTIDNKVIYNGKEIEEYLGLNWYHFGARYYDPQLGRWHSIDPLGQYLSPYQYVGNDPMNFMDHDGTWGDPSDGGGFWDTFVDAIGTFFSGGMDEQKDKTEAKMTSQVGKLQQNVNEALTTTAIVGAATTQVVRAVDEKVQQSGDMSLYVGTASLILALPTGGATLPLAGLAGAYSLAADATSTLIEQTDAVLLGGSENKANLQLVKTATGAGAAIRFGFAADKIVRGTGFATGPQYRAASNTLGLVNGRFVSNSFGTGVIATKEGLGAAIDWGWKILK, encoded by the coding sequence ATGGAACTCAAATACGAATCAACGGATGCGGCTATCGCGGGCACGGCGCAATATAACGGTAATATCAGCCAGCAAATATGGGCCTCATCTACCACAGTACGCCATGCCTATGGCTACACATACGATCAGATCAATCAGCTCTCCATCGCCGAATACGAAAAATACAACGGCTCGTGGAATCAGGATGCGGGAAGGTTTAACGAACAAGCGACGTATGATCTCAATGGGAATATTCAAAGTTTGATTCGCGGTGGAGCGACAGCTTGGTCGAGCGGGCAGCCTTCAGGGTATGGTACGATGGATAATCTGACGTACAAGTACAAAGGTAACCAACTGATGTCCGTGGGAGACGCGATCCCTGTGATCTCGGGAAATAATAAATATGATATGGCAGACAACGGCTCCAATCTGGTCTATGATGTAGCTAATCCCGTGGCAACGGCTGAATACAGCTACGATGTCAATGGTAATATGACCCAAGACAAAAACAAAGGCATCACGAGTATCGAATACAACTATCTCAATCTGCCCACCAAGGTCGAATTCGGGGCCGATCATCAGAATAGGATTGAGTGGATTTATACCGTGTCGGGTGCTAAGCTTCGTAAGACTGTTTATAAGAATGGAACAATCGACCTCACACAGGATTACGTATCAGGATTCGTGTATAAGAATGGGACGCTGGATTACTCCTTTACAGATGTAGGAAGGATAAAACGCAAGTCAAACGGCTCAGTAAGGTACGAGTATACCCTTAGTGATCATTTAGGTAACGCTCGTGTTATGTTTATAGACGATGATAATAATGGCGTTGCTGAGGTAGAAGACGAGTCTCATTTTTATGCGTTTGGCCTTCGTATAGAGGGTCTTGGAACACCTACAATTGACAATAAAGTCATTTACAATGGTAAAGAGATTGAAGAATATCTCGGTCTAAATTGGTACCATTTTGGTGCTCGCTATTATGATCCACAGCTTGGCAGGTGGCATTCAATTGATCCACTTGGCCAATATCTTTCTCCTTATCAATATGTAGGAAATGATCCTATGAATTTCATGGATCACGATGGCACTTGGGGAGATCCTTCCGATGGCGGTGGATTTTGGGATACTTTTGTAGATGCAATAGGAACTTTCTTCAGCGGCGGAATGGATGAACAAAAAGATAAAACTGAAGCTAAAATGACATCTCAAGTTGGAAAGCTTCAACAAAATGTCAATGAAGCTTTAACAACTACTGCAATTGTTGGTGCGGCAACGACGCAAGTGGTTCGCGCTGTTGATGAAAAAGTTCAACAATCTGGCGATATGTCTCTTTATGTCGGCACGGCTTCACTGATATTGGCTTTGCCGACTGGCGGTGCAACATTGCCACTTGCGGGCTTAGCCGGTGCTTATAGTTTGGCAGCAGACGCGACCTCTACACTCATAGAACAAACTGATGCCGTGTTGTTAGGCGGATCAGAGAATAAAGCAAACCTCCAACTGGTAAAGACCGCAACAGGCGCAGGGGCTGCAATTCGATTTGGGTTTGCGGCTGATAAAATTGTTCGAGGAACGGGCTTTGCTACGGGGCCTCAATACAGAGCTGCAAGTAATACTCTCGGTTTGGTTAACGGCAGGTTTGTTAGCAATAGTTTCGGAACAGGGGTGATTGCAACAAAAGAAGGGTTGGGTGCTGCGATAGATTGGGGTTGGAAAATTCTAAAATAA
- a CDS encoding caspase family protein: MNALWSLVLRLCFYFICVASFLSAQTPTSGALSIFVQTGHSSQVLGLDKTSDDRFLVTGSTDATVKLWEIASAKEVRTFRGHTAPVTHVAISPDGKTIVSASSKDSSVMIWESVSGVRKLKIRLNYEMTAMLVRPAWNSILVSSSEDAVIEYSLQTGKEERRFQNVGSLLCISDDGKKAISRLYDRPDGVIATTAERLHIWDLLSGQTIRKLDSSNAMTAAITRDTRYVVTGERNNTIKLWDITAGLSVRTFGYETEPAMFASDEMDEAISIFFSPDEKKILSAHKLSGYYVWDRKTGEPLRQLQADSYRKVDEMKAENGVVSIKACAFMKDGSTIFGIDGRRIHMWNNDTTEPILRYQGVVQGRINDVRTTPDGGSLILANSENRLRFFDVRSGKPAAAFLSTVSDVQSVAISNNGKFALLVDHASVASLWDITAKQPLRTFKTEVPFAALSDDGEIAISANENEFAAYQTRDGVMLSTWRSPHITWSDITFIPNSRRVVIGFWKTPYAPFDGLLTVWDIPSGQLVFELHSEAGTPRCVSVSFDGKMILSGHEDNTLKLWDSQSGKLIRSFNTLIPLAFMKPYEGITAAGLSPDGRWTVSGSADGTIKIWRNDNGTEWRTLKGHTGTIGLVCFSPDSKSAFTAGADGSVRMWDVESGAEYVSFISLGDADWVTMTREGYFDAGGAGARNINISAGDQVYTIDNFFETYFRPDIIQAKLAGRAIETMGSSDGLLQGVKIPPTLKLLALGHNGQYVPLVSENEKTAHISNGVIRIKIIAEDAGGGVWGVRLFNNGKAVGENIRGFKTTSRDKKIEHEFSVTLSEGENKLSAIGMSDDKSESNPVIALLTYRKPILSKPDMHILAVGINQYRNAKYNLNYCVGDAQGFVDAITPKAKKIFSNIHTTLLLDREANRAGVLAALASIQAAAKPEDVLIIFYAGHGMAMDIEENGPSRNEFFYILSEVTQMSDPMKCAQEGISGTEMRKILSDIKATKQVMFVDACNSGAFAQQFAVRGAAEENALAKLSRASGSVIYASTTKEQFATELAALKHGAFTYVLIDALGGQAGLPNGQLTVSSIKAYVDDKIPEITKKYKGEEQYPTIFIWGQDFPIGMK, from the coding sequence ATGAATGCATTGTGGTCTCTGGTGTTACGCTTGTGTTTTTATTTCATATGCGTCGCTTCATTTTTATCGGCACAGACTCCAACTTCCGGCGCTCTCAGCATATTCGTTCAAACCGGTCATTCGAGCCAAGTACTCGGGCTTGACAAAACATCCGATGATCGTTTTTTGGTGACGGGAAGTACCGATGCTACCGTCAAACTTTGGGAAATCGCGTCCGCCAAGGAGGTGCGAACGTTTCGAGGACACACCGCGCCCGTGACGCATGTGGCCATTTCTCCGGACGGGAAAACCATTGTTTCGGCATCGTCGAAAGATTCGAGTGTCATGATCTGGGAGAGTGTTTCGGGTGTTCGAAAATTGAAAATACGGTTGAATTACGAAATGACCGCCATGCTGGTGCGGCCCGCATGGAATTCGATTTTGGTATCGTCATCGGAGGATGCGGTCATCGAATACAGTCTACAAACAGGAAAAGAAGAACGTCGCTTTCAAAATGTCGGATCCCTCCTATGTATATCGGATGACGGTAAAAAAGCCATCTCCCGTCTCTATGACCGACCCGATGGGGTGATCGCCACCACGGCAGAGCGATTGCACATATGGGACTTATTGAGCGGACAAACCATCCGGAAGTTGGATTCATCAAACGCCATGACGGCCGCCATTACGCGCGATACGCGTTATGTCGTAACGGGCGAAAGGAACAATACAATCAAACTTTGGGACATCACGGCGGGGCTAAGTGTGCGCACATTCGGTTATGAAACCGAGCCGGCTATGTTTGCCAGTGATGAAATGGATGAAGCCATTTCGATTTTTTTCTCTCCGGATGAAAAGAAAATTCTATCCGCTCATAAATTATCAGGGTATTATGTATGGGATAGAAAGACCGGCGAACCATTGCGCCAACTGCAAGCGGATTCGTATCGCAAGGTCGATGAAATGAAAGCTGAGAATGGGGTCGTCAGTATCAAGGCCTGTGCATTTATGAAGGACGGGTCTACGATTTTTGGTATAGACGGTCGGCGTATTCATATGTGGAATAATGATACGACGGAACCTATCCTGCGTTATCAGGGTGTCGTGCAAGGTCGAATAAATGACGTACGCACAACCCCGGACGGTGGATCGCTCATCCTAGCAAATTCCGAAAACAGACTCCGCTTTTTTGATGTCCGCTCCGGAAAACCTGCGGCGGCCTTTCTTTCGACAGTCAGTGACGTGCAAAGTGTTGCGATTTCAAACAATGGGAAGTTTGCTTTGTTAGTGGATCACGCATCCGTGGCATCCCTGTGGGACATCACGGCCAAACAACCCTTGCGCACCTTCAAAACAGAAGTCCCGTTTGCGGCATTGTCCGATGATGGCGAAATAGCTATTTCGGCCAATGAAAATGAATTTGCGGCTTACCAGACCCGCGACGGTGTGATGTTGAGTACATGGCGATCGCCGCACATCACTTGGAGCGACATAACGTTTATTCCGAATTCGCGGCGGGTGGTCATCGGGTTTTGGAAAACGCCTTATGCGCCGTTCGACGGATTATTGACCGTGTGGGATATACCAAGCGGGCAATTGGTTTTTGAGTTGCACAGTGAAGCGGGAACACCGCGGTGCGTCTCCGTTAGCTTCGATGGAAAAATGATTCTTTCGGGTCATGAAGATAATACCTTGAAACTATGGGACAGTCAGTCGGGAAAACTGATTCGCAGTTTTAATACATTGATCCCGCTGGCTTTCATGAAACCGTATGAGGGAATTACGGCGGCAGGTCTTTCACCCGACGGAAGGTGGACTGTGTCCGGAAGTGCGGACGGAACAATCAAGATTTGGCGTAATGATAACGGAACGGAATGGCGCACATTAAAAGGACATACCGGCACGATAGGATTAGTATGTTTTTCTCCGGACAGCAAAAGCGCATTTACGGCAGGCGCGGATGGCAGTGTTCGCATGTGGGACGTCGAATCCGGGGCGGAGTATGTTTCATTCATTTCGCTCGGTGATGCGGATTGGGTCACCATGACACGCGAAGGGTACTTTGATGCCGGCGGTGCAGGCGCCCGTAATATCAATATTTCGGCCGGCGATCAGGTGTACACGATTGATAATTTTTTTGAAACCTATTTTCGGCCGGATATTATACAGGCTAAGTTAGCGGGTCGCGCTATTGAAACCATGGGTAGCTCGGACGGCCTGCTTCAAGGCGTTAAAATACCGCCGACGCTTAAACTACTGGCATTAGGTCATAACGGTCAGTATGTACCACTGGTTTCCGAAAACGAAAAAACGGCACATATCAGCAACGGGGTCATCCGAATAAAAATTATCGCCGAAGACGCCGGCGGCGGGGTTTGGGGTGTGCGCTTGTTTAATAATGGCAAGGCGGTCGGAGAAAATATTCGAGGATTTAAAACAACCTCACGTGATAAAAAAATAGAACATGAATTTTCCGTCACTTTGTCGGAAGGCGAAAATAAACTGTCGGCTATCGGAATGTCGGATGATAAATCGGAGTCCAATCCCGTCATAGCGCTTCTTACATACCGTAAGCCGATCTTATCAAAACCGGATATGCATATTTTGGCTGTCGGTATCAATCAGTATCGTAATGCCAAGTATAACCTAAATTACTGTGTCGGCGACGCGCAAGGTTTTGTCGATGCGATTACGCCCAAAGCGAAGAAAATATTTTCCAATATACATACCACACTTTTACTTGATCGAGAAGCCAACCGGGCCGGCGTTTTGGCAGCATTGGCATCCATACAAGCCGCGGCGAAACCGGAAGATGTGTTGATTATTTTTTATGCAGGTCATGGCATGGCCATGGATATCGAAGAAAACGGTCCATCGCGGAATGAATTTTTTTATATCCTCAGTGAAGTTACACAAATGTCGGATCCGATGAAGTGTGCGCAGGAAGGTATTTCCGGGACCGAAATGCGTAAAATTTTGTCTGATATCAAAGCGACCAAACAAGTCATGTTCGTGGATGCCTGCAATTCAGGCGCGTTTGCTCAGCAGTTTGCCGTGCGCGGTGCGGCAGAGGAAAATGCCTTAGCCAAACTGAGTCGGGCTTCGGGGTCGGTGATCTACGCATCCACGACGAAGGAACAATTTGCCACGGAGTTAGCCGCACTCAAACACGGCGCTTTTACGTATGTTTTGATTGATGCGCTGGGCGGTCAAGCCGGTTTACCCAACGGTCAATTGACCGTCTCAAGTATCAAAGCGTATGTGGATGATAAAATCCCGGAGATCACAAAAAAATATAAGGGAGAAGAACAGTATCCGACGATTTTTATTTGGGGGCAGGATTTTCCGATAGGAATGAAGTAA
- a CDS encoding glucosidase → MKEFTPGVPPWRRWGPFVSERSWGSVREDYSKDGNAWAYFSHDHARSKAFRWGEDGIAGWCDRYQVVTFAPAFWNGKDPILKERLFGLTPLEGNHGEDVKEYYFYLDSVPSHAYNKYLYKYPQAEYPYQWLIDENKRRQGQGEEFELLDTGLFDEDRYFDVFIEYAKAGPEDILIRVEVHNRGDQDAPFHYVPNYWFRNRWGWSKPRTGEPTIVPGPKGKNFVSVISDDTTMETFKNLPFLYQLGKRYLYAEGNPEIYFTDNESHHEKLYGVPSAKPHVKDAFHRYIVNKENCINPDHIGTKSCFHYTDTIPAKSSKVYRLRLTPETLQAPFEKFDEKVRTSQNEADEFYETVYPPKLSADERNVMRQAYASLLWTKQIYLYDVNRWLTGDDPTMPPSESRWTIRNHHWRHLNSMRIISMPDKWEYPWFAAWDLAFHTIAFADLDIEYSKEMLWIMLFEQFQHPNGQIPAYEWEFSDLNPPVHAMAVWKVYTMDRDRTGKPDLVFLEKCFHKLLMNFAWWINKVDASGNNVFEGGFLGLDNITVVDRSEKLPGGAVLEQSDATGWMGMFCLNLMRICLELARYNKVYEGLATKFVQHYIYVGAAMKNMGEQGIELWDEQDGFFYDVLVYPNHSGYEKFRVRSLVGLIAMYAIDILNAKDVEANKEFVSNLDWFVRNRPDIVQRCVYIDETDASNRRHILSIVDAHQLQRIMERMCDPEEFLSPAGLRSLSKYHAEHPYYFGEKKVEYEPAEATSKIKGGNSNWRGPIWFPTSYLMINALQKFSEAYGDDFGTTRDGKLIRPKDLAKDIAERMIRIFTRDANGHRPVYGDIKKFQNDPYWKDYVLFFEYFHGDTGRGLGASHQTGWTGLIATLLQEWRR, encoded by the coding sequence ATGAAAGAATTTACGCCCGGCGTACCGCCGTGGCGCCGATGGGGCCCTTTCGTGTCGGAACGCTCCTGGGGTTCGGTGCGCGAAGACTATAGCAAAGACGGCAATGCATGGGCGTACTTTTCTCATGACCATGCACGCAGCAAAGCTTTTCGGTGGGGCGAAGACGGCATCGCCGGATGGTGTGACCGCTATCAGGTCGTGACATTTGCTCCAGCATTTTGGAACGGCAAAGATCCGATTTTGAAAGAACGTTTGTTTGGCCTCACGCCGCTGGAAGGCAATCACGGCGAAGACGTGAAAGAATATTATTTTTATCTCGACAGCGTACCGTCGCACGCATACAATAAATATCTTTATAAATACCCGCAGGCGGAATATCCCTATCAGTGGCTGATCGACGAAAACAAACGCCGTCAGGGACAAGGGGAAGAATTTGAACTTTTGGATACGGGTCTTTTTGATGAGGACCGGTACTTTGATGTTTTTATCGAATACGCCAAAGCCGGGCCGGAGGATATACTTATTCGCGTGGAAGTGCATAACCGCGGCGATCAGGATGCACCGTTTCACTACGTGCCCAACTATTGGTTTCGCAATCGCTGGGGCTGGAGTAAACCGCGTACGGGCGAACCGACCATCGTACCGGGTCCGAAAGGAAAAAACTTCGTCAGCGTCATCAGCGACGATACGACGATGGAGACATTTAAAAATCTTCCTTTTCTGTATCAACTCGGCAAACGCTATCTCTACGCCGAAGGCAATCCGGAAATTTATTTTACGGATAACGAATCCCATCACGAAAAACTCTACGGCGTACCGAGCGCCAAACCGCATGTCAAAGATGCTTTTCACCGCTATATCGTGAACAAAGAAAACTGCATCAATCCGGATCATATCGGGACGAAGTCGTGCTTTCACTACACGGATACGATACCGGCCAAAAGCAGCAAAGTATATCGTCTGCGGTTGACGCCGGAGACACTCCAGGCGCCGTTTGAAAAATTTGACGAAAAAGTAAGAACGTCCCAAAACGAAGCGGACGAGTTTTATGAAACCGTGTACCCGCCCAAACTCAGCGCCGATGAACGCAATGTCATGCGCCAGGCGTATGCGAGCCTTTTGTGGACCAAACAAATCTACCTGTACGATGTCAATCGCTGGCTGACGGGTGATGATCCTACGATGCCGCCCTCCGAATCGCGCTGGACGATACGCAATCACCACTGGCGCCATCTGAACTCGATGCGCATTATCTCCATGCCCGACAAATGGGAATATCCTTGGTTTGCCGCGTGGGATCTGGCGTTTCACACGATCGCTTTTGCCGATCTGGATATCGAGTACTCCAAAGAAATGTTGTGGATCATGCTTTTCGAGCAGTTTCAGCATCCCAACGGGCAAATCCCGGCGTACGAATGGGAATTTTCCGATCTCAATCCGCCGGTGCACGCCATGGCCGTGTGGAAAGTCTATACGATGGATCGCGATCGTACCGGCAAACCCGATCTGGTATTTTTGGAAAAATGTTTTCACAAACTGCTGATGAACTTTGCCTGGTGGATCAATAAAGTGGACGCGTCGGGCAATAATGTGTTTGAAGGCGGATTTCTCGGACTGGATAATATCACCGTCGTGGATCGCAGCGAAAAACTGCCCGGCGGTGCGGTGCTGGAGCAGTCCGATGCGACCGGATGGATGGGTATGTTTTGCCTCAATCTCATGCGCATCTGTCTCGAACTGGCGCGCTACAATAAAGTCTATGAAGGTCTTGCCACAAAATTTGTCCAGCACTACATCTACGTCGGTGCCGCGATGAAAAACATGGGCGAGCAAGGCATCGAACTGTGGGACGAACAGGACGGATTTTTTTATGATGTATTGGTCTATCCCAATCACAGCGGTTACGAAAAATTTCGTGTGCGCTCTTTGGTCGGTCTCATCGCCATGTACGCGATAGACATTCTCAATGCCAAAGATGTCGAAGCGAATAAAGAATTTGTTTCCAATCTGGATTGGTTTGTACGCAATCGCCCGGACATCGTTCAGCGCTGCGTGTATATTGACGAAACGGATGCTTCCAATCGCCGTCACATTTTGTCCATCGTGGATGCGCATCAGCTGCAGCGTATCATGGAGCGTATGTGCGATCCGGAGGAATTTTTATCACCGGCAGGACTGCGCAGTTTGTCCAAATACCATGCCGAGCATCCGTATTATTTCGGTGAGAAAAAAGTGGAATACGAACCGGCCGAGGCGACCAGCAAAATCAAAGGCGGGAATTCCAATTGGCGCGGCCCGATCTGGTTTCCGACGAGTTACCTGATGATCAACGCTTTGCAGAAATTTTCGGAAGCGTACGGCGATGATTTCGGAACCACACGCGACGGCAAATTGATTCGCCCCAAAGATCTGGCAAAGGACATCGCGGAGCGGATGATTCGCATTTTTACACGCGACGCCAATGGGCATCGTCCTGTCTATGGCGACATTAAGAAGTTTCAAAACGATCCGTATTGGAAAGATTATGTATTATTCTTCGAATATTTTCACGGCGATACCGGGCGCGGGCTGGGCGCTTCCCATCAGACGGGATGGACGGGCCTGATCGCGACGTTGCTTCAGGAATGGAGACGATAA
- a CDS encoding DUF433 domain-containing protein, with amino-acid sequence MDYRERITTDPAIMLGKPIIKGTRITVELVLRKLSDGMTMEALLQGYPHLTKEDVLAALSYSVDVIAKEEMLVH; translated from the coding sequence ATGGATTATCGCGAACGCATCACAACCGATCCCGCCATCATGCTTGGAAAGCCGATCATTAAAGGTACGCGCATTACGGTGGAATTGGTTTTACGTAAATTATCAGATGGTATGACGATGGAAGCCTTACTGCAAGGGTATCCGCATTTAACAAAGGAAGATGTTTTAGCGGCGCTTTCCTATTCGGTGGACGTCATAGCCAAGGAGGAAATGCTTGTCCATTAG